A part of Desulfomicrobium macestii genomic DNA contains:
- a CDS encoding MFS transporter has product MNTPQNRPMYLFLIGLAVLSALGFQGWRTLFNNYAVEIAQVTGQQMGVIQGLREVPGFLALLVIYLLLFVREHRLAALSLMVMGLGVIMTGLMPTYTGLVVATLVMSFGFHYYETLNQSLTLQYFDITQSPVVMGRLRAVGSAANIVIGLIFLLVVNHVTYQTLYVTLGIFIMGGAAFFLLVNPTRKDLPLQRKNMVLRSRYWLFYVLTFLSGARRQIFVAFAVFLMVKKFGYTVSEVAMLFMLNNAVNYFLSPMIGRAVNRFGERRVLTLEYASLFFVFLGYAFTDSKLMVAVLYILDHIFYNFAMAIRSFFQKIADPRDIAPSMAVGFTINHIVAVVIPIAGGLLWMVDYRIPFVGGAVLSLVSLAFVQCIRTEKG; this is encoded by the coding sequence ATGAACACCCCGCAAAACCGGCCCATGTATCTCTTCCTCATCGGGCTTGCCGTTCTGAGCGCCCTCGGCTTCCAGGGCTGGCGCACGCTTTTCAACAACTACGCCGTGGAAATCGCGCAGGTGACCGGCCAGCAGATGGGCGTCATCCAGGGCCTGCGCGAGGTACCGGGCTTCCTGGCCCTGCTCGTGATCTACCTGCTGCTCTTCGTGCGCGAGCATCGCCTGGCGGCGCTCTCGCTCATGGTCATGGGCCTGGGCGTGATCATGACCGGCCTCATGCCCACCTACACCGGTCTGGTCGTGGCCACCCTGGTCATGTCCTTCGGCTTCCACTACTATGAAACCCTGAACCAGTCCCTGACCCTGCAGTACTTCGACATCACCCAGAGTCCCGTGGTCATGGGCAGACTGCGCGCCGTGGGATCGGCCGCGAACATCGTCATCGGGCTCATCTTCCTGCTGGTCGTGAATCATGTCACCTACCAGACCCTGTACGTGACCCTGGGCATCTTCATCATGGGGGGCGCCGCGTTCTTCCTGCTCGTCAATCCCACTCGCAAGGATCTCCCGCTGCAGCGCAAAAACATGGTCCTGCGCTCGCGCTACTGGCTCTTCTACGTCCTGACCTTCCTGTCCGGGGCCAGGCGGCAGATCTTCGTGGCCTTCGCCGTGTTCCTGATGGTCAAGAAGTTCGGATACACAGTCTCGGAAGTGGCCATGCTTTTCATGCTCAACAACGCCGTGAACTACTTCCTGAGCCCCATGATCGGCCGCGCCGTGAACCGCTTCGGGGAGCGCAGGGTGCTGACCCTGGAGTACGCCAGCCTGTTCTTCGTCTTCCTCGGCTACGCCTTCACCGACAGCAAACTCATGGTGGCCGTCCTCTACATCCTCGATCACATCTTCTACAATTTCGCCATGGCCATCCGCTCCTTCTTCCAGAAAATCGCCGACCCGCGCGACATCGCGCCGAGCATGGCCGTGGGCTTCACCATCAACCACATCGTGGCCGTCGTCATCCCCATCGCCGGAGGCCTGCTCTGGATGGTGGACTACCGCATCCCCTTCGTGGGCGGCGCGGTACTGAGCCTCGTTTCCCTGGCCTTCGTGCAGTGCATCCGCACGGAGAAGGGGTGA
- a CDS encoding DMT family transporter, which yields MKNQTPPNSLQGILFALGATVIWSGNFIVARSLNQSVEPATLSFLRWSTAFLGLLPFACRAAWSQRAAIKQSMPAMIPMALLGVTTFNALLYKAAHTTSALNLSLIATSTPVFIILLARIFLRESLTVRKMTGLTVALAGVVLLITGGDPKRLTSLEFSIGDLWMSLAAVIFAAYSILVRRFPGGLSQSVFLLTLFGTGIIFLIPWAGWEIFTHGLPSVTLGAAGAILYVGLGASLAAYAMWNSAVTSIGPSLAGLIYYTLPLFSGVSAFVLLGEPMGLIHLASAGCILGGILLATRG from the coding sequence ATGAAAAACCAAACACCCCCGAACTCCCTGCAGGGAATCCTCTTCGCCCTCGGCGCGACCGTCATCTGGTCCGGCAACTTCATCGTGGCCCGCAGCCTGAACCAGAGCGTCGAGCCCGCCACCCTCTCCTTTTTGCGCTGGAGCACGGCCTTTCTGGGCCTGCTGCCGTTCGCCTGCCGCGCGGCATGGTCACAGCGCGCGGCCATCAAGCAGAGCATGCCGGCCATGATTCCCATGGCGCTCCTCGGCGTCACGACCTTCAATGCCCTGCTCTACAAGGCGGCCCACACCACCTCGGCCCTGAATCTTTCGCTCATCGCCACCTCCACACCGGTGTTCATCATTCTCCTGGCCCGCATCTTTCTGCGCGAAAGCCTGACCGTCCGAAAAATGACCGGCCTGACCGTTGCGCTGGCAGGGGTCGTGTTGCTCATTACCGGTGGCGACCCAAAGCGCCTGACCAGCCTGGAATTTTCCATCGGGGATCTGTGGATGAGCCTGGCCGCCGTGATCTTTGCAGCCTACAGCATTCTGGTGCGCCGTTTCCCGGGCGGCCTGAGCCAGTCCGTGTTTCTGCTGACGCTTTTCGGCACGGGCATCATTTTCCTGATCCCCTGGGCAGGATGGGAGATCTTCACTCATGGACTCCCGTCGGTCACCCTCGGCGCGGCAGGCGCCATCCTCTACGTTGGCCTCGGCGCGTCGCTGGCCGCCTACGCCATGTGGAACAGCGCCGTGACCTCCATCGGCCCGTCCCTGGCCGGGCTCATCTACTATACCCTGCCGCTTTTCAGCGGAGTCTCGGCCTTTGTGCTGCTTGGCGAACCCATGGGCCTTATCCATCTGGCCAGCGCCGGCTGCATCCTCGGCGGCATTCTGCTGGCCACGCGCGGATAA
- a CDS encoding MarC family protein, whose translation MITLFISLSMKLFFLLTPFFVLTVFLSMTEHMTKAEQRKVAIRTTMAVMVISLILYFAGNPIFSTLGITLDGFRIGAGSLLFLSAVSLVSGKRSAQEAAPDVDFAVVPLAIPITVGPATIGTLLILGAELGGAAEQAVGAGALVCSCLAVGVLLRSARPLKKLLGSVGLSVMTKITGLVLSAMAAQIVFTGIRNFLQ comes from the coding sequence ATGATCACCCTTTTCATCAGTTTGAGCATGAAACTCTTTTTCCTGCTCACCCCCTTTTTCGTCCTAACCGTGTTCCTGTCCATGACCGAGCACATGACCAAGGCCGAGCAGCGCAAGGTGGCCATCCGCACCACCATGGCCGTCATGGTCATCAGCCTCATCCTCTACTTCGCGGGCAACCCCATATTCTCGACCCTGGGCATCACCCTGGACGGATTCCGCATCGGCGCGGGGAGCCTGCTCTTCCTCTCGGCCGTGTCTCTTGTCTCGGGCAAGCGTTCCGCCCAGGAGGCGGCTCCCGACGTGGATTTCGCCGTGGTGCCCCTGGCCATCCCCATCACCGTGGGCCCGGCAACCATCGGTACCCTGCTCATCCTCGGTGCGGAGTTGGGCGGTGCCGCGGAACAGGCCGTGGGCGCAGGGGCGCTGGTCTGTTCCTGCCTGGCCGTGGGAGTGTTGCTGCGTTCGGCCAGGCCCCTGAAAAAGCTGCTTGGCTCCGTGGGCCTGTCCGTCATGACCAAGATCACGGGGCTGGTCCTCTCGGCCATGGCCGCGCAGATTGTCTTCACGGGGATCAGAAACTTCCTTCAGTAG
- a CDS encoding (Fe-S)-binding protein, whose amino-acid sequence MNIPKLTPELLTLARNISSKCTRCLACQIRCAFLKEHGTPGELAERLLASGIGLARAYECSLCGLCQAVCPLGLPLPDFFLAMRRAALKGGRGSLTPYRSILNYEAVGASALFRLFRLPDGGHTVLFPGCAFPGAHPDTALALYRHLRASDPALGLVLGCCFKPSHDLGRQKFFEKRFGALRANLLARGVRTVLTACPNCFKIFDQYGDGLAVRSVFESLAENPPIGLPRLHGTAIVHTPCPLRFEKKVQDDLLGLARESGLDVEKTRQDGSLAPCCGAGGAVSALRADYAENWTGDIKTRAQGRIVLTSCAGCVQTLAQSTRAIHLLDLIFFPQAALRGTLARPKGLGSYLHRLLFKWKFWSPRNRPSLRTRG is encoded by the coding sequence ATGAATATCCCGAAGCTGACTCCAGAACTGCTCACGCTGGCCCGGAACATTTCCTCAAAATGCACGCGGTGTCTGGCCTGCCAGATCCGCTGCGCGTTCCTCAAGGAGCACGGCACGCCCGGAGAGCTTGCCGAGCGTCTGCTCGCAAGCGGCATCGGCCTGGCCCGCGCCTATGAATGCAGCCTGTGCGGGCTGTGCCAAGCCGTCTGCCCCCTGGGCCTGCCCCTGCCCGACTTTTTCCTGGCCATGCGCCGGGCCGCGCTGAAGGGAGGGCGGGGCAGCCTGACTCCATACCGTTCAATACTGAACTATGAAGCGGTGGGAGCCTCCGCCCTGTTCCGTCTTTTCAGATTGCCGGACGGGGGCCACACCGTCCTTTTCCCCGGCTGCGCCTTTCCCGGCGCCCACCCGGACACCGCCCTTGCCCTGTACAGGCACCTGCGCGCGAGCGACCCTGCCCTGGGCCTGGTTCTGGGCTGCTGCTTCAAGCCTTCGCACGACCTTGGCCGGCAAAAATTCTTCGAGAAACGTTTTGGCGCATTGCGCGCGAACCTCCTGGCGCGCGGGGTGCGCACGGTGCTCACGGCCTGCCCCAACTGCTTCAAGATATTCGACCAGTACGGAGACGGGCTTGCCGTGCGCAGCGTGTTCGAGTCGCTGGCCGAAAATCCCCCCATCGGCCTGCCCCGGCTGCACGGCACGGCCATTGTGCACACGCCGTGCCCCTTGAGATTTGAAAAAAAGGTGCAGGACGACCTTCTGGGATTAGCCCGCGAATCGGGGCTGGATGTAGAGAAGACAAGACAGGATGGATCCCTGGCGCCATGTTGCGGGGCCGGGGGCGCCGTCAGCGCGTTACGGGCGGATTACGCGGAAAATTGGACCGGGGACATAAAGACACGCGCGCAAGGACGGATTGTGCTGACCTCATGCGCGGGGTGTGTCCAGACCCTCGCGCAAAGCACACGCGCCATCCATCTGCTGGATCTGATTTTTTTCCCGCAGGCGGCGTTGCGGGGAACACTCGCCAGACCCAAGGGCCTTGGCAGTTATCTGCACCGGCTACTCTTCAAATGGAAATTCTGGTCGCCCCGGAACCGGCCTTCTCTTCGAACTCGCGGATAA
- a CDS encoding efflux RND transporter periplasmic adaptor subunit, protein MIKKILIAILLVAVVAGVLVGIKAMQIRAMIAQGESFSMPPAVVSTVNSTSASWDTVFTAVGSVTAVQGVTMTAETPGKVVRIDFESGDRVEAGDVLVQLDISEEAARLRALEATENLARLNLRRIESLVAQRSTAKSEYDAALAEHRQILAQMDALRAVIAKKTIRAPFQGVLGIREVNLGQNLGDSDVIVSLQRLDRVHVEFALPQQQVGAVLPGATVRVTSDALPGQTIEGRLSAVEPLADTATRTVRMQAELANSGEILRPGMFVNVDVVLPEKRELVLIPATAVLYAAYSDSVFIVEQAQGNGTEGLVLRQQFVTLGERRGDFVAVARGLAPGQSVVSTGVFKYRNGQSVVVDNSLAPEFNISPTPENS, encoded by the coding sequence ATGATCAAAAAAATACTCATCGCCATCTTGCTTGTGGCCGTCGTGGCCGGTGTCCTTGTCGGAATCAAGGCCATGCAGATCAGGGCAATGATCGCCCAGGGAGAATCCTTCTCCATGCCCCCGGCCGTGGTTTCCACGGTGAACTCCACTTCCGCCAGTTGGGATACGGTTTTTACCGCCGTGGGTTCCGTCACCGCCGTGCAAGGCGTGACCATGACCGCCGAGACTCCGGGCAAGGTCGTGCGCATCGATTTCGAGTCCGGGGACCGGGTCGAGGCCGGGGATGTGCTCGTACAGCTCGATATTTCCGAGGAGGCGGCCCGGCTGCGGGCTCTGGAGGCCACGGAAAACTTGGCCCGCCTCAACCTGCGGCGCATCGAGTCCCTGGTGGCCCAGCGCTCCACGGCCAAGTCCGAATATGACGCGGCCCTGGCCGAACACCGTCAGATTCTGGCCCAGATGGATGCGCTCAGGGCCGTCATCGCCAAAAAGACCATCCGCGCGCCTTTTCAGGGCGTCCTTGGTATCCGTGAGGTCAACCTGGGGCAGAATCTTGGGGATTCGGACGTCATTGTCAGCTTGCAGCGCCTGGACCGGGTGCATGTCGAATTCGCCCTGCCGCAGCAGCAGGTCGGCGCGGTTCTGCCCGGGGCCACGGTGCGCGTGACCAGCGACGCCCTTCCGGGGCAAACAATCGAAGGGCGGCTCTCGGCCGTGGAACCTCTGGCCGACACTGCCACGCGCACGGTGCGCATGCAGGCCGAACTGGCCAATTCCGGGGAGATCCTGCGGCCGGGCATGTTCGTCAATGTGGACGTGGTCCTGCCTGAGAAACGGGAACTGGTCCTGATTCCGGCCACGGCGGTGCTCTATGCCGCGTACAGCGATTCGGTTTTCATCGTTGAGCAAGCGCAGGGGAACGGAACGGAAGGCCTTGTGCTCAGGCAGCAGTTTGTGACCCTGGGCGAGCGGCGTGGAGATTTCGTGGCCGTGGCCAGGGGACTTGCGCCGGGTCAAAGCGTGGTCAGCACCGGCGTCTTCAAGTACCGCAACGGGCAGTCCGTGGTCGTGGACAACTCCCTGGCCCCGGAATTCAACATCTCTCCCACGCCGGAAAATTCCTGA
- a CDS encoding lipocalin family protein: protein MKTLVAILALLLGGCVGVPDTVRPVGNFQLERYLGTWYEIARLDHSFERGLSRVSAEYSLREDGGVRVVNRGYNAKTGKWEQAEGKAFFVEDPQTGFLKVSFFGPFYGAYVIFELDHEGYRHAVVSGPDTSYLWILAREKRLDEALRRELVAKAAARGFDTSALIFVEHD, encoded by the coding sequence ATGAAAACACTCGTCGCGATTCTCGCCCTGCTGCTTGGCGGATGCGTAGGCGTGCCGGACACAGTGCGCCCCGTCGGAAATTTCCAGCTGGAGCGTTACCTTGGCACTTGGTATGAGATCGCGCGCCTCGATCACTCCTTCGAGCGGGGTCTGAGCCGCGTGAGCGCCGAATACAGCCTGCGTGAGGATGGCGGGGTTCGGGTTGTCAATCGCGGCTACAACGCCAAGACAGGAAAATGGGAGCAAGCCGAAGGGAAGGCGTTTTTCGTTGAAGACCCGCAAACGGGATTCCTCAAGGTCTCCTTTTTCGGACCATTCTACGGCGCCTACGTGATCTTTGAACTTGATCACGAAGGCTACCGTCATGCCGTGGTCAGCGGGCCGGACACATCCTATCTCTGGATACTGGCCAGGGAAAAGCGCCTGGATGAAGCGCTAAGACGCGAACTCGTGGCCAAGGCCGCCGCACGCGGCTTCGACACGAGCGCCCTGATCTTTGTCGAACACGATTGA
- a CDS encoding efflux RND transporter permease subunit: MKFTDIFIHRPVLAIVVSLLIVIAGLQAAFTLTVRQYPRSENAMVSVSTTYVGASAELVRGFITTPLERAIAAADGIDYIQSESTQNLSTINVRLKLNYDPIKALSEISSKVDQVRGDLPPEAEVPIINVESADSQFASAYLSFTSPDLDQNQITDYLMRVVQPRLSALEGVQRADILGARTFAMRIWLKPDRMAALNVSPAAVRQALAAGNYLAALGQTKGQLIQINLTADTDLRSAEEFRRLAIRSQNGAVVRLGDIADVVLGAEDYGAEVRFTGQTAVFIGVWPLPNANSIEVLELVQAEMKDIQKSLPTGMEGRVGYDATEYINNALKEVRTTLVETLAIVVVIIFLFLGSVRSVLIPIVAIPISLIGGVFLMQVFGFTVNLLTLLAFVLSVGVLVDDVIVIVENVSRHLSEGKTPLEASLIGARELVRPIIAMNVVLIAVYAPIGLQGGLTGSLFREFAFTLAGTVAMSGVVALTLSPFMASRILVAGIEERGLSGRIYRDFNRLKNFYGRLLAGTLNSRPAVYLVWVLIAVLTVPMFMMSSKELAPSEDQGVIFGILDASADASLDQTRQFAAAANDVFMSTPEAEFTFQITFPSSGFGGLVVKPWEQRERTVAQILPEVQAGLAAIPGIRMFPVTPAALPGGGDFPVEFIIASTADPEQILAFAEQVQFKAMQSGMFAFPPLIDVKIDKPQAELIIDRDKVAAMGLSLASVGGDVSAMLGGAYVNRFNIDGRSYKVIPQVQRVDRLNPEQLKNIHVTGPNGELVPLSSVATIKNTTVARSLNRFQQLNAVKISGVAVRPLDEALRFLEDEAVKILPQGYVLDYTGDSRQLRTEGNTFLFSFGLAVVLIFLTLAAQFNSFRDPFIILAGSVPLGMFGALIFTFLKMPDPNVAFWTEGWTTTLNIYSQVGLVTLVGLVAKNGILIVEFANQLQLGGMPKLQAVHEASMTRLRPILMTAGSTIAGFFPLVLISGAGAAARNSIGLVLVGGMTTGTLFTLFVIPSIYVLVARDHSADRKNDEVSLHLQEEGQAG, translated from the coding sequence ATGAAATTTACAGATATCTTTATCCACCGTCCGGTCCTGGCCATCGTCGTCAGCCTGCTCATCGTCATCGCCGGACTCCAGGCCGCTTTCACCCTCACTGTGCGACAATACCCGCGTAGCGAAAACGCCATGGTCTCGGTCAGCACGACCTATGTCGGGGCCAGCGCCGAACTCGTGCGCGGGTTCATCACCACGCCTTTGGAGCGGGCCATCGCAGCGGCCGACGGCATTGACTACATCCAGTCCGAGAGCACGCAAAATCTCTCGACCATCAATGTGCGCCTCAAGCTCAACTACGATCCCATCAAGGCGCTGTCCGAGATCAGCTCCAAGGTCGACCAGGTCCGGGGCGACCTGCCGCCCGAGGCCGAGGTGCCCATCATCAACGTGGAGTCGGCCGACAGCCAGTTCGCCTCGGCCTACCTGAGCTTCACATCGCCTGATCTGGATCAGAACCAGATCACAGATTATCTCATGCGCGTGGTCCAGCCGCGTCTCTCGGCCCTGGAAGGGGTGCAGCGGGCCGACATCCTGGGCGCGCGTACATTCGCCATGCGCATCTGGCTCAAGCCCGACCGCATGGCCGCCCTGAACGTCAGCCCCGCCGCCGTGCGCCAGGCCCTGGCTGCGGGCAACTACCTTGCGGCCCTGGGGCAGACCAAGGGTCAGCTTATCCAGATCAACCTGACCGCCGATACGGACCTGCGCTCCGCCGAGGAGTTCCGCCGGTTGGCCATCCGTTCGCAGAACGGTGCGGTGGTTCGTCTTGGCGATATCGCCGACGTGGTCCTGGGCGCCGAGGACTACGGGGCCGAGGTTCGCTTCACCGGGCAGACGGCCGTATTCATCGGCGTCTGGCCGTTGCCCAACGCCAATTCCATAGAAGTGCTGGAGCTGGTGCAGGCCGAGATGAAGGATATCCAGAAATCCCTGCCCACGGGCATGGAGGGCCGGGTCGGGTACGACGCCACCGAGTACATCAACAACGCCCTGAAAGAGGTGCGCACCACGCTGGTGGAAACTTTGGCCATCGTCGTGGTCATCATTTTCCTTTTTCTGGGGTCGGTGCGGTCCGTGCTCATTCCCATCGTGGCCATCCCCATCTCTCTCATCGGGGGCGTGTTTCTCATGCAGGTCTTCGGATTTACGGTCAACCTATTGACTTTGCTTGCTTTTGTTCTCTCCGTGGGCGTCCTGGTGGACGACGTCATCGTCATCGTCGAGAATGTCTCAAGGCACCTGAGCGAGGGCAAGACGCCCCTTGAAGCGTCTCTGATCGGCGCACGCGAGCTGGTGCGGCCCATCATCGCCATGAATGTGGTGCTCATCGCCGTCTACGCGCCCATCGGCTTGCAGGGCGGGCTGACGGGTTCGCTCTTCCGGGAGTTCGCCTTCACGCTGGCCGGCACCGTGGCCATGTCCGGGGTGGTGGCCTTGACGCTCTCGCCGTTCATGGCCTCGCGCATCCTCGTCGCGGGCATAGAGGAGCGGGGGCTGTCCGGGCGCATCTATCGCGATTTCAACCGGCTCAAGAATTTCTACGGTCGCCTCCTGGCCGGGACGCTCAACTCCCGGCCGGCGGTGTATCTGGTCTGGGTCCTGATCGCCGTGCTGACCGTGCCCATGTTCATGATGTCGTCCAAGGAGTTAGCTCCCTCCGAGGACCAGGGCGTCATCTTCGGCATCCTCGATGCCTCGGCCGACGCATCCCTCGATCAGACCAGGCAGTTCGCGGCGGCGGCCAACGATGTATTCATGAGCACGCCCGAGGCCGAGTTCACGTTTCAGATTACCTTTCCTTCCAGTGGATTCGGCGGTTTGGTGGTCAAGCCGTGGGAACAGCGCGAGCGGACCGTCGCGCAGATCCTGCCCGAGGTGCAGGCCGGTCTGGCCGCCATTCCGGGCATCCGGATGTTCCCGGTCACCCCGGCGGCCTTGCCGGGCGGCGGCGATTTTCCCGTGGAGTTCATCATCGCGTCCACGGCCGACCCGGAGCAGATCCTGGCCTTTGCAGAACAGGTTCAGTTCAAGGCCATGCAGAGCGGCATGTTCGCCTTTCCGCCGCTCATCGACGTGAAGATCGACAAGCCCCAGGCCGAGCTGATCATCGATCGCGACAAGGTCGCCGCCATGGGACTGAGCCTCGCATCCGTGGGCGGTGACGTGTCGGCCATGCTCGGCGGGGCCTATGTCAACCGCTTCAATATCGACGGGCGCAGTTACAAGGTCATCCCCCAGGTCCAGCGCGTGGATCGCCTGAACCCCGAGCAGCTGAAAAATATTCATGTGACCGGACCAAATGGCGAGCTCGTGCCCTTGTCCTCGGTGGCGACCATCAAGAACACCACCGTGGCCCGTTCCCTGAACCGCTTTCAGCAGCTCAACGCCGTGAAGATCAGCGGTGTGGCGGTGCGTCCCCTGGACGAGGCCCTGCGCTTTCTGGAGGACGAGGCGGTGAAGATCCTGCCCCAGGGATACGTTCTCGACTACACGGGTGACTCGCGCCAGCTGCGCACCGAGGGCAACACCTTTCTCTTCTCCTTCGGCCTGGCCGTGGTGCTCATCTTCCTGACGCTCGCGGCGCAGTTCAACAGCTTTCGCGATCCCTTCATCATCCTGGCCGGGTCCGTGCCCCTGGGCATGTTCGGAGCGCTCATCTTCACCTTCCTGAAGATGCCCGACCCCAACGTCGCCTTCTGGACCGAGGGTTGGACCACTACCCTGAACATCTACTCCCAGGTCGGGCTGGTCACGCTGGTCGGGCTGGTGGCCAAGAACGGCATTCTCATCGTGGAGTTCGCCAACCAGCTCCAGCTCGGCGGCATGCCCAAGCTGCAGGCCGTGCACGAGGCATCCATGACCCGCTTGCGGCCCATCCTCATGACCGCCGGTTCGACCATCGCCGGATTCTTTCCGCTGGTGCTCATCTCCGGCGCCGGGGCCGCGGCCCGCAACTCCATAGGGCTTGTCCTGGTGGGCGGCATGACCACCGGCACGCTCTTCACGCTCTTCGTCATCCCGTCCATCTACGTGCTGGTGGCCAGGGACCACTCCGCGGACAGGAAGAACGACGAGGTTTCGCTGCATCTTCAGGAAGAGGGGCAGGCGGGGTGA
- a CDS encoding methyltransferase family protein, with translation MPLVLLALGWVVWGGLHSLLISPSWMRLVSNRFPRLCPWYRLGYNVLAVLSILPLLYFKEALAGDAFLGWGGVLALPRFLLLGAALWLFWAGAREYDLGVVGGLAQLRSSCSFAGSPYAEELRTTGILRRVRHPWYGGALLLLWTRTGTFDAAELVTSLVLTGYVLVGAWLEERKLLHVHGQAYRDYQRGTPMFFPWPRRGDGKR, from the coding sequence ATGCCCCTTGTCCTCCTCGCCCTGGGCTGGGTAGTGTGGGGGGGCCTGCACAGCCTGCTCATCAGCCCGTCCTGGATGCGGCTGGTCTCGAACCGCTTTCCCCGGCTTTGTCCATGGTACCGGCTGGGCTATAACGTCCTGGCGGTCCTGAGCATCCTTCCGCTGCTGTACTTCAAGGAGGCGCTGGCCGGTGACGCGTTCCTCGGGTGGGGCGGCGTCCTGGCCCTGCCGCGTTTTTTGCTGCTGGGCGCGGCCCTGTGGCTGTTCTGGGCCGGGGCCCGGGAATACGATCTTGGCGTGGTCGGCGGTCTGGCGCAGCTGCGGTCGAGCTGCTCCTTTGCCGGCAGCCCGTACGCCGAGGAGCTTCGTACCACGGGCATCCTGAGGCGGGTGCGCCACCCGTGGTACGGGGGAGCGCTTCTTTTGCTCTGGACACGCACGGGAACCTTCGATGCGGCGGAGCTGGTCACGAGTCTGGTTTTGACCGGATACGTGCTCGTCGGCGCCTGGCTTGAGGAGCGCAAGCTCCTCCATGTTCACGGCCAGGCCTACCGGGACTACCAGCGCGGAACGCCCATGTTCTTTCCCTGGCCGCGTCGCGGGGATGGCAAGCGATGA
- a CDS encoding glycosyltransferase, which translates to MKRVWWHLSDYISHRRAGEAYRRCLVLAGFEVVERPEEADLAVLHDDPMNWSDILERYPAARAKPKVGFAVWEGLALPDVYRAGFALVDEIWTASAFSAEALGQGHVQVKVLPHVVELATFAPEDLEWARTRLGVQSRGRYFFSIVDAINPRKNLDALLRVFARLAHSNPDVVLVLKQYRMSVSFGGGAQIVSIGESVSDARMAALHSGALAYVAPHRGEAWGLGLSEAMSHGVPVLATGWSGNMEFMDQRNSVPLRFELEPVGERMSRMLPHFRPEMLWARVDEEHLLREMLRLVRRGPDPGMCKRARAVAERFSPRRVSRILTGLIREFEEKAGSGATRISI; encoded by the coding sequence ATGAAGCGTGTCTGGTGGCACCTTTCGGACTACATCAGCCATCGCAGGGCCGGCGAGGCCTACAGGAGATGCCTGGTCCTGGCCGGATTTGAGGTCGTGGAGCGGCCCGAGGAGGCGGATCTGGCCGTGCTGCACGATGACCCGATGAATTGGTCCGATATCCTGGAGCGATACCCTGCCGCCCGCGCGAAGCCCAAAGTCGGATTTGCGGTCTGGGAAGGGCTTGCGTTGCCTGATGTCTATCGTGCGGGATTTGCATTGGTGGACGAGATCTGGACGGCGTCGGCGTTTTCCGCAGAGGCGCTCGGCCAGGGTCATGTCCAGGTGAAGGTGCTGCCGCATGTGGTCGAGCTTGCGACGTTTGCGCCCGAGGACCTGGAGTGGGCGCGCACACGCTTGGGCGTGCAGTCCAGGGGACGTTATTTTTTCAGCATTGTCGATGCGATCAACCCGCGCAAGAACCTCGATGCGTTGTTGCGGGTCTTTGCTCGATTGGCGCATTCCAATCCGGATGTAGTCCTTGTTCTCAAGCAGTATCGGATGAGCGTATCTTTCGGCGGGGGGGCGCAGATTGTGAGCATAGGGGAGAGCGTGAGCGATGCCCGCATGGCCGCCCTGCACTCGGGGGCCCTGGCCTATGTCGCCCCGCATCGGGGCGAGGCCTGGGGGCTGGGGCTCAGCGAAGCCATGAGCCACGGGGTGCCGGTCCTGGCCACGGGCTGGTCCGGGAACATGGAGTTCATGGACCAGCGCAACTCCGTGCCCTTGCGTTTCGAATTGGAGCCGGTGGGGGAGCGCATGTCGAGGATGCTGCCCCATTTTCGGCCCGAGATGCTATGGGCTCGGGTCGACGAGGAGCATCTGCTGCGGGAGATGCTGCGCCTGGTGCGCCGCGGCCCTGACCCGGGCATGTGTAAACGGGCCCGCGCCGTGGCCGAGAGGTTTTCGCCGCGTCGCGTGTCCCGGATTCTGACCGGACTTATCCGCGAGTTCGAAGAGAAGGCCGGTTCCGGGGCGACCAGAATTTCCATTTGA